GACAGGAAGAAGTTGGCAAGGAGaaagctggccaagggcaaAGTCGGCTCAACCATGAATAAACGAGACTTTGAGCCAGGTCCGCCACATACAGCTCAGCACATCGTATGCTTTCCTCGCTGCACATTGTCTAGCCCCAATGTGCGTTACGTCAAGGCTGTGACGCTGTGTGAAGTGTCCGCACAAAAGGGTTCCCCAGCTCATGGACGCCCTGCCCAGCAGCTTCAGCTTTGCGCTTCATATCAAGTGTGCCAAAATTATTAATTAAGTCTTCTAACGAGAGCAAGAAGCAGACGCCGGGCACTCAGGCTGCTGGAGACGCCGACGCTCCTTGTTCCGGCAACTCGAACCACACGGGCGCCACACCACGTTGCGTACCAGAGAAAACAAGATCTTTGGTGCATTAATCATCACCCCAGTTTGAGTGAAAGAATCCATGTACCTCATTACCCCTCCGCAGCCTGACCTGTCCCATGTCTTGCCCACGTGCTCTACACTCCACATCGCAAAGATCTTCCTGGCGCGCGGTCGCACCCCGATGAACTCGTCGAGATGGCGGCCGAGCATGAAAAGGTATAGACGGGTATTTTGTATCAAACATGTGTAGCGTAACCATCAAAAATCGTACCAGCTCGTGGCTCTCTACAGGAGGAGAGCGGCgagaccggcggcggccaggatACCCACAGGAGCGGCCGTCTTCTGGGGAGCCTGCAAAGTTTCAGTCAATACAGATACTAGCCTTGTTCGCGTGACAAGAAACTTACGGCAAAGCCGGTGCTGCTCGAGGTGCCCGAGCCGGTGCCCGAGCCGGTGCCCGACGTCTGCGAAGCACCGCCGTTGCCTCCAGTAGTGCTCGAggcgccaccgccttcggtggtggaggcgccaCCGGTCTCAGATGCGGTGTTGCTTTCGCCGCTCGTCTCAGAAGCGCCAGCCGTGCCCGACTCGGTGCCAGAGCCAGAGGCACCGCCAGACTGGTTGCTGGTCATGGTGGTAAGCGTGCGGATGATCTGAGAGCCATTAGAGGTTTCGGTGGTGACGACCGCGCCTCCATTTCCATTGGTGCcagaagcgccgccgccgccgatggtggTCGTGGCAATGGGAGTCGTCTGGACGTTGCCATCAGTACCCGTGACGGTGCTGAAGATGGTGGAGACCTTGGCCTAATGTAAATGTTAGCTGGCGCCCTGCCAGGCGATGTTGGAAGAGATTATACGTACGTCGCCGCTGTTGCCAtcaccgccctcgcctccagtcttggtggcgccgccgttgctcgCAGTGTTGGTGGCGCTGCcaccgttgccgccgcccgtggtgatgacgacgccagcgcctggACCATTGTTAGTCACCGTGATTACGGCACTGTGGTTTGCGGCGTTGACATACCTGCGCAAATCTTCTCGCCGTACTTGACAATCTCATCCTTATTCTTGCCGTTGCAGACGGCCTTGGTGCAGTCGCGAAGGCCGTACATAAAGTTGGGGTTGGCGCAAAGGCACTTGAGATCACCCGCCTTGCAGTTCAGTTCCTTTGCCTTGTCGGCAGCCATCATGTTGTCGGCACAGGTTTTCTGCATGCCGTATCAGCATCCAAGAGAACAGTTCCTTGGGCCGTCAGGGCAACACTTACCGCGCACTGCTCAAGACTGGCCGTGTCCTGGGCTAGGGCCACAGCGGCCAGGGTGGTGAGAGCGACAATGACAGACTTCATTGTGACGTTGGATCGTCGGAAGAGACTGTAGAGTAGTACCTAGAGAGCGACTTAGCACGAATTgcgagaaagaaaaaaaaggagcGTGAGTGGTGAAGGAAGATTGGAGAAGGTGGAATGCAGGGAGGTGCTCTGGGGGCGAAGGCTTTTAGGTGCCTGGGGTTGGAATGGGCATCGGCTGCGTCGCTCGTGCGGGAGAATGATCGGCAAGGGTTGATTCAGACGAAGTCATCCAACACCACCTGATCCGAtttgcctcgccgccgaacTCGTCGGTCGCGCCTGAATGGACACGGAAATCACAGTGAATGGGCAAATCAGAAGGCGGTGTGACGTTGCAGTGGTCTTGTCGAGACGAGATGGAGGAAcgcaagcaggcaagcagcaagcaagcaaacagACGGGCCATCCGGTGTGTGGTCTTGGATGGGGGAGGGCCATCGCGACGACAAAGAATGTTCCCGCCGCGTGCGAGCCAGTCTCGAACGACGCGTTGAGACAGTCCGACGGGCCGCGTTTGAGAGCCTCGGTGTGGCAGAGGTGCATAGCAGCAGCGAAAGAAGAACTCACCCGAGGATAGTGACCGAGATGGCGGACGATGAAGCGGCACGAGGCTATGAGGTTGCTGTCGAACAAAAGTTTGGTTTGGTGGAGGTAAACAGCGGGAGGAAGCGGAGAAAAGGGAGGATCGAAGGTAGGTAAGGgctgggaggaggaggaggaggagaagggccACGAGTTTTATTTTGAACGGCAGGAGCAGGTGCGGCCTGGGCTGCAactgcctcgtcgcccagtaGCGGCAGCCAACCCACTCACCCGCCAGCTGGCGGGGAGGGAACACGGACAACTTGAAGGCaaggccaggcagggcagggcaaggcaaggcagagGGACGACGCATGACAcccaagccaagcaagcTGGAAAggcacccacccacccattCAGTCATTTAGTGCTACCTTGCGAGTCGTACTATGTCATAAGGCACTAACGTCACTACGTATATCGCTCCAGCGCACAACGTGGAAACCCCGGTGGGCATTACGTAGAGGCATGGAAGGTACACACAGACACaaacacaaacacacacacacacacacacacacacacctagGTACCGTCCCCGCCAAGGCACGGACAGACTCTAGGGCATCACTCGTTCGGACAAATGGCGGAATCTTGATTGTGCCAACTTGTGTtcccgtcagccagccatccagcctAGCGGGATGGGATGCATGGTGGGCACCCGAACGACCAGTCGACCCTCCCATCTTGGGCGCCCTGCCTTGGGCGAtcggccggccagca
The genomic region above belongs to Purpureocillium takamizusanense chromosome 5, complete sequence and contains:
- a CDS encoding uncharacterized protein (COG:S~SECRETED:SignalP(1-17~SECRETED:cutsite=ALA-QD~SECRETED:prob=0.8159)~EggNog:ENOG503P4VW); amino-acid sequence: MKSVIVALTTLAAVALAQDTASLEQCAKTCADNMMAADKAKELNCKAGDLKCLCANPNFMYGLRDCTKAVCNGKNKDEIVKYGEKICAGAGVVITTGGGNGGSATNTASNGGATKTGGEGGDGNSGDAKVSTIFSTVTGTDGNVQTTPIATTTIGGGGASGTNGNGGAVVTTETSNGSQIIRTLTTMTSNQSGGASGSGTESGTAGASETSGESNTASETGGASTTEGGGASSTTGGNGGASQTSGTGSGTGSGTSSSTGFAAPQKTAAPVGILAAAGLAALLL